Proteins encoded within one genomic window of Streptomyces sp. NBC_00523:
- a CDS encoding sugar phosphate isomerase/epimerase family protein: MTAYNDAPGTEDGLRRSLGVNRRRFLSTCTAAAATAIAAPVLGAAPAFAHQGHGHGHDHGHGHGQALVPADKRGIILYTVRDATGRDPLSTGLPSGFREVFKQLARFGYRQVEFAGFGQHANAPGGSNLETVQGAKLLRSWLDDYGLRAQGNHGFIPSSWPLSQSDLDEFKRQLEMANILGMEHMGTGGDPTGSAYRADWDVAADKWNALGQIARRAGIKLYTHNHDAAYGFLLDGGPLDDQGRPTRSSGVRKLEYFLKVTDPKAVWLEMDIFWAHVAQYKFHTYTALDGSQRENVFDPAALVRRNNKRYPLFHAKDGVANTTSGDGYDMVPFGTGIIDYRTFFSRVGEARYRNPMVEQDNAPSPTDLAQSLNHARIGYEGIAALRK; encoded by the coding sequence ATGACCGCGTACAACGACGCACCCGGTACGGAAGACGGCCTGCGGCGCAGCCTCGGCGTCAACCGCCGGCGCTTTCTCAGCACGTGCACCGCCGCCGCGGCGACGGCCATCGCCGCGCCCGTCCTCGGTGCCGCGCCCGCCTTCGCCCACCAGGGCCACGGGCACGGGCACGACCATGGCCACGGGCACGGGCAGGCTCTCGTCCCGGCGGACAAGCGGGGCATCATCCTGTACACCGTGCGCGACGCCACGGGCCGGGACCCTCTCAGCACCGGCCTCCCCTCGGGCTTCCGCGAGGTCTTCAAGCAGCTGGCCCGCTTCGGCTACCGGCAGGTCGAGTTCGCCGGATTCGGCCAGCACGCCAACGCACCCGGCGGCAGCAACCTCGAAACGGTGCAAGGCGCGAAGCTCCTGCGCTCCTGGCTGGACGACTACGGTCTGCGCGCCCAGGGCAACCACGGCTTCATCCCCTCGTCCTGGCCCCTGAGCCAGAGCGACCTGGACGAGTTCAAGCGGCAACTCGAGATGGCGAACATCCTCGGCATGGAGCACATGGGCACGGGTGGCGACCCCACCGGCAGCGCCTACCGGGCCGACTGGGACGTGGCCGCCGACAAGTGGAACGCGCTGGGGCAGATCGCTCGCCGTGCGGGCATCAAGCTGTACACGCACAACCACGACGCGGCCTACGGCTTCCTGCTCGACGGCGGACCGCTGGACGACCAGGGGCGGCCCACCCGCAGCTCCGGCGTCCGCAAGCTCGAATACTTCCTGAAGGTCACCGACCCGAAGGCCGTGTGGCTGGAGATGGACATCTTCTGGGCGCACGTCGCCCAGTACAAGTTCCACACCTACACCGCCCTCGACGGCTCGCAGCGGGAGAACGTCTTCGACCCGGCGGCCCTGGTCCGCCGCAACAACAAGCGCTACCCGCTGTTCCACGCCAAGGACGGCGTCGCCAACACCACCAGTGGCGACGGCTACGACATGGTCCCGTTCGGCACCGGGATCATCGACTACCGGACGTTCTTCAGCCGCGTCGGAGAGGCGCGCTACCGCAACCCGATGGTCGAGCAGGACAACGCACCGAGCCCGACCGACCTCGCACAGTCCCTGAACCACGCGCGGATCGGCTACGAGGGCATCGCGGCGCTGCGCAAGTAG
- a CDS encoding DUF2254 domain-containing protein: MSDRGPRPPRALSPLREHLRETFWFAPAMTLVVACVLWFAASALDEQIVSYLRDEQAYDEIQDLVKVAEDTKQIVVTVSSAMMTFIGVVFSISLVAVQMASGQLTPRVVRIFVRSRISKLTLSVFLATFVFSLLVLSSYESETDPRRVTSLPFIQSVLTALLVGLSLLLFIGYVSSTLRLMQIGPVLDHITRDTFRVLGRMPAGRPGGGPLPEETGQILYEGRAGVLRDVNVARLVRAARRQGVVLRLVPRLGDFVVPGTPVLAVHGGAAPARHALRYTVSVGVERTLHQDLAFGLRQLSDIALRALSAATNDPTTAVQCLDRIVQFLAAAVRLPLGTVHHRDRKGAVRLVQEVPSWEDLVDLGFEEVRRCAAGVPQVTRRLLAGIDDLMPLAGPDRRGPLVRHRALTVQAVEHAVPDAAEREFSLLPDRQGIG; this comes from the coding sequence ATGAGTGATCGCGGCCCCCGTCCTCCCCGCGCGCTGTCGCCGCTGCGCGAGCATCTGCGCGAGACCTTCTGGTTCGCCCCGGCCATGACGCTCGTCGTCGCCTGTGTGCTCTGGTTCGCCGCCTCGGCGCTGGACGAGCAGATCGTCTCGTACCTGCGCGACGAGCAGGCGTACGACGAGATCCAGGATCTCGTGAAGGTCGCCGAGGACACCAAGCAGATCGTCGTCACGGTCAGCTCGGCGATGATGACCTTCATCGGTGTGGTCTTCAGCATCTCGCTGGTCGCGGTGCAGATGGCGAGCGGCCAGCTCACGCCCCGGGTGGTGCGGATCTTCGTACGGAGCCGGATCAGCAAGCTGACCCTGTCGGTGTTCCTCGCGACGTTCGTGTTCTCGCTGCTGGTCCTCAGCTCGTACGAGAGCGAGACCGACCCGCGCCGGGTCACCTCGCTGCCGTTCATTCAGAGCGTGCTGACCGCCCTGCTCGTCGGGCTGAGCCTGCTCCTGTTCATCGGGTACGTGAGCTCCACGCTGCGCCTGATGCAGATCGGGCCCGTCCTCGACCACATCACCCGGGACACCTTCCGGGTGCTGGGCCGGATGCCCGCAGGACGCCCGGGCGGGGGGCCGCTGCCCGAGGAGACCGGGCAGATCCTGTACGAGGGGCGGGCCGGGGTCCTCCGCGATGTCAATGTGGCCCGGCTGGTCCGGGCCGCCCGGCGCCAGGGTGTGGTGCTCCGGCTGGTCCCCCGGCTCGGGGACTTCGTGGTGCCGGGGACACCGGTGCTCGCCGTGCACGGCGGGGCGGCCCCGGCCCGGCACGCCCTGCGGTACACGGTGTCGGTGGGCGTGGAGCGCACCCTGCACCAGGACCTGGCGTTCGGGCTGCGCCAGCTGTCGGACATCGCGCTGCGGGCGCTGTCCGCCGCGACGAACGACCCGACGACGGCCGTGCAGTGCCTGGACCGGATCGTGCAGTTCCTGGCGGCGGCGGTGCGGCTGCCGCTGGGCACCGTGCACCACCGCGACCGCAAGGGCGCGGTCCGGCTGGTGCAGGAGGTGCCGTCGTGGGAGGACCTGGTGGACCTGGGCTTCGAGGAGGTGCGCCGGTGTGCGGCGGGCGTCCCGCAGGTGACCCGGCGGCTGCTCGCCGGGATCGACGACCTGATGCCGCTGGCCGGGCCGGACCGGCGGGGCCCGCTCGTCCGGCACCGGGCGCTCACCGTACAGGCGGTGGAGCACGCGGTGCCGGACGCCGCCGAGCGGGAGTTCTCGCTGCTGCCCGACCGGCAGGGCATCGGCTGA
- a CDS encoding RNA methyltransferase: MQRITTRNARFQQFQTLLTNRTKRGRAREFLVQGVRPITMAVEHGWTVRSLLYDASRPLSRWAEELVRGISTERIAMAPDLLAELSEKAEGAPEVLAVVEMEPDELSRIRVDEDFLGLVFDRPTQPGNIGSIVRSADAFGARGLIVTGHAADPYDPKAVRATTGSFFALPVVRTPSHREVSAWLDEERDRGRPVVVVGTDEDGECDASEFDLTQPVLLLIGNETTGLSTAWRDRCDHVLSIPMTGSASSLNASNAASIVLYEARRQRLAKRKG; the protein is encoded by the coding sequence GTGCAGCGGATCACGACCCGCAACGCCCGCTTTCAGCAGTTCCAGACGCTGCTCACCAACCGGACCAAGCGCGGCCGCGCCCGCGAGTTCCTCGTCCAGGGCGTCCGGCCGATCACCATGGCCGTCGAGCACGGCTGGACGGTCCGCTCCCTCCTGTACGACGCGAGCCGCCCGCTCTCCCGCTGGGCGGAGGAGCTGGTGCGCGGCATCAGCACGGAACGCATCGCCATGGCCCCCGACCTGCTCGCGGAGCTGAGCGAGAAGGCGGAGGGCGCCCCGGAGGTCCTGGCCGTGGTCGAGATGGAGCCGGACGAGCTGTCCCGCATCCGCGTCGACGAGGACTTCCTCGGCCTCGTCTTCGACCGCCCGACGCAGCCCGGCAACATCGGCAGCATCGTCCGCTCCGCCGACGCCTTCGGCGCCCGCGGACTCATCGTGACCGGGCACGCGGCCGACCCGTATGACCCGAAGGCGGTCCGCGCGACGACCGGCTCCTTCTTCGCCCTCCCCGTCGTCCGCACCCCCTCGCACCGCGAGGTCAGCGCCTGGCTGGACGAGGAGCGCGACCGGGGGCGCCCCGTGGTCGTCGTCGGCACCGACGAGGACGGCGAGTGCGACGCCTCGGAATTCGACCTCACCCAGCCCGTCCTGCTGCTCATCGGCAACGAGACGACGGGCCTCAGCACGGCCTGGCGCGACCGCTGCGACCACGTGCTCAGCATCCCGATGACAGGCTCGGCCAGCTCGCTCAACGCGTCGAACGCGGCGTCGATCGTGCTGTACGAGGCGCGACGGCAGCGGCTGGCGAAGCGCAAGGGCTGA
- a CDS encoding class F sortase, translated as MPRTTLALSAALTLAALAALSGCSGDPAPQPSKAPASAAAPEAPAPTATATAEPPTHVSIPSLGVDSDIMRLGLNPDRTVEVPPADKGMTTGWYTGSAVPGEPGAAVLIGHNDTRFGRAVFHDLRKIAKGADIVVRDGRGKDIHFEVTAHETVSKNAFPTARVYGRTTERALRLITCDGAFDAAGHPVDNLIVYAKRK; from the coding sequence ATGCCCCGCACCACCCTTGCGCTCAGCGCCGCCCTGACCCTCGCCGCGCTCGCCGCCCTGTCCGGCTGCTCCGGCGACCCCGCACCGCAGCCCTCGAAGGCCCCCGCGTCGGCGGCGGCCCCCGAGGCCCCCGCGCCCACGGCCACCGCCACCGCCGAGCCGCCCACCCACGTCTCCATCCCGTCCCTGGGCGTGGACAGCGACATCATGCGGCTCGGCCTCAACCCGGACCGCACGGTCGAGGTCCCGCCGGCCGACAAGGGCATGACGACCGGCTGGTACACGGGCAGCGCCGTACCCGGCGAACCCGGCGCGGCGGTCCTCATCGGCCACAACGACACCCGCTTCGGCCGGGCCGTCTTCCACGACCTGCGCAAGATCGCCAAGGGCGCGGACATCGTGGTCCGCGACGGCCGCGGCAAGGACATCCACTTCGAGGTCACCGCCCACGAGACGGTCAGCAAGAACGCCTTCCCCACGGCCCGCGTCTACGGTCGCACCACGGAACGCGCCCTGCGCCTGATCACCTGCGACGGCGCCTTCGACGCGGCCGGACACCCGGTGGACAACCTGATCGTGTACGCGAAGCGGAAGTAG
- a CDS encoding sortase-dependent protein yields the protein MPLRTTLRTALLAAVAAGAVCVPATAAFADSSARPTAAPSEPRSEQSAEPTEAPSAVPSTERTEPPSAVPSAAPRGGVAAGEQPAGSSNSGTTALAGSAAAALLLGGAGTVVVRRRTARRDG from the coding sequence ATGCCCCTGCGCACTACCCTGCGTACCGCCCTCCTCGCCGCCGTCGCGGCCGGTGCGGTCTGCGTACCGGCCACCGCGGCCTTCGCCGACTCCTCGGCCAGGCCGACCGCGGCCCCGTCCGAGCCGCGGTCGGAGCAGTCCGCCGAGCCGACCGAGGCGCCGTCCGCCGTGCCGTCGACCGAGCGGACGGAGCCGCCCTCGGCGGTCCCGTCCGCCGCGCCGCGCGGTGGCGTCGCCGCCGGTGAGCAGCCCGCCGGCTCCTCGAACAGCGGCACGACCGCCCTCGCTGGCTCCGCGGCCGCCGCGCTGCTGCTGGGCGGCGCCGGGACGGTCGTCGTGCGCCGCCGCACCGCCCGCCGCGACGGCTGA
- a CDS encoding sensor histidine kinase — MRRLRSVRRSPGPGGRRTVPLRKSLFARLLTVSALVAACSVAATAWIAVQTTSGAIRQEQGQNLAADARIYHQLLGYAAAHPTWDGVRKTVRELAEQSGRRIALTTQGRAPLADSAAPDAAALPAQASAVVDPLSVDTALASEGAGVTGATTDRVDPRAVGPFRLPASERTRLRKIADRGVACLGDFGIAADVVAGASGRPLIQVVGGNDPERIQGTRCAVDALDTPTATERKALKALNQLADACLERQGRGGVHLSLALSWGQAAEPVPAEAVPVPAAPMASMPPSVEPSAVPTEAPRTEPREGPSAVPGPGDQQAAATSENDRAIASCVGTARREQLSSYVASPALLFIGDPGGGTVPGFDLSPANTARIAGAAALVLALTVGASVLVGARLVRPLRALTGAAQRMRDGEDTAPVVVAADNEIGRLAATFNDMSAHRARLEAQRKAMVSDVAHELRTPLSNIRGWLEAAQDGVADPDPEFIAFLHTEAVQLQHIIDDLQDLAQADAGALRLHPEPVDVAELLGQVAAAHQARADAAGVALGVRQADLPLPALTADPVRLRQAVGNLVSNAVRHTPEGGTVTLRAYGSEDGDAVLVDVADTGSGIPADDLARVFDRFWRGEKSRSRRTGGSGLGLAIVRKLAEAHGGTATAVSTPGEGSVFTLRLPAGEAAPGTPDDPDAMNTTI; from the coding sequence GTGCGGCGACTTCGTAGCGTGCGCCGCTCCCCCGGCCCCGGCGGGCGACGGACCGTACCCCTGCGCAAGAGCCTGTTCGCCCGGCTCCTCACGGTCTCCGCCCTGGTCGCGGCCTGCTCGGTGGCGGCGACCGCCTGGATCGCCGTGCAGACGACCTCGGGCGCGATCCGGCAGGAGCAGGGCCAGAACCTGGCCGCCGATGCCCGGATCTACCACCAGCTGCTCGGTTACGCGGCGGCCCATCCCACCTGGGACGGTGTCCGGAAGACGGTACGGGAGCTGGCCGAGCAGTCGGGGCGGCGGATCGCCCTGACGACCCAGGGCCGCGCCCCGCTCGCCGACTCGGCGGCCCCGGACGCGGCGGCCCTCCCGGCCCAGGCGTCGGCCGTGGTCGACCCGTTGTCCGTGGACACCGCGCTGGCGTCCGAGGGCGCCGGGGTGACGGGTGCGACCACGGACCGGGTCGACCCGCGCGCCGTGGGACCGTTCCGGCTGCCCGCTTCGGAGCGGACCCGGCTGCGGAAGATCGCGGACCGGGGCGTGGCCTGCCTGGGCGACTTCGGGATCGCCGCGGACGTGGTGGCGGGCGCCAGCGGTCGGCCGCTGATCCAGGTGGTGGGCGGCAACGACCCCGAGCGGATCCAGGGCACGCGGTGCGCCGTGGACGCGCTGGACACCCCGACGGCCACGGAGCGGAAGGCGCTGAAGGCGCTCAACCAGCTGGCCGACGCCTGTCTGGAGCGCCAGGGCCGCGGCGGCGTCCACCTCAGCCTCGCCCTGTCCTGGGGGCAGGCGGCCGAGCCCGTTCCGGCGGAGGCGGTGCCGGTGCCCGCCGCGCCGATGGCCTCGATGCCGCCGAGCGTCGAGCCGAGCGCGGTGCCGACCGAGGCGCCCCGCACGGAGCCTCGTGAAGGGCCCAGCGCGGTGCCGGGCCCCGGGGACCAGCAGGCGGCGGCCACCAGCGAGAACGACCGGGCCATCGCCTCCTGCGTGGGCACGGCCCGCCGGGAGCAGCTGAGTTCGTACGTGGCCTCGCCCGCCCTGCTCTTCATCGGCGACCCGGGCGGCGGGACCGTGCCCGGCTTCGACCTGTCACCGGCGAACACCGCGCGGATCGCGGGCGCGGCGGCCCTGGTGCTGGCCCTGACCGTGGGCGCGTCGGTGCTCGTCGGCGCCCGCCTCGTACGCCCGCTGCGGGCGCTGACGGGCGCCGCCCAGCGGATGCGCGACGGGGAGGACACCGCGCCGGTGGTGGTGGCCGCGGACAACGAGATCGGGCGCCTCGCCGCCACGTTCAACGACATGTCCGCCCACCGCGCCCGGCTGGAGGCGCAGCGCAAGGCCATGGTGAGCGACGTCGCCCACGAACTGCGCACCCCGCTGAGCAACATCCGGGGCTGGCTGGAGGCGGCGCAGGACGGAGTGGCCGACCCGGACCCGGAGTTCATCGCCTTCCTGCACACGGAGGCGGTCCAGCTCCAGCACATCATCGACGACCTCCAGGACCTGGCCCAGGCGGACGCCGGTGCGCTGCGGCTGCACCCCGAACCGGTGGACGTGGCCGAGCTGTTGGGGCAGGTCGCGGCCGCGCACCAGGCCCGGGCCGACGCGGCGGGCGTCGCGCTGGGCGTCCGCCAGGCGGACCTCCCCCTGCCGGCGTTGACGGCCGACCCGGTCCGGCTGCGCCAGGCGGTGGGCAACCTGGTGTCGAACGCCGTGCGTCACACCCCGGAGGGCGGGACGGTCACGCTGCGCGCCTACGGCTCCGAGGACGGGGACGCGGTGCTCGTGGACGTCGCCGACACGGGCAGCGGCATCCCGGCGGACGACCTGGCCCGCGTCTTCGACCGGTTCTGGCGCGGCGAGAAGTCCCGGTCGCGGCGGACGGGCGGCAGCGGGCTCGGTCTGGCGATCGTGCGGAAGCTGGCGGAGGCGCACGGCGGCACGGCGACGGCGGTGAGCACCCCCGGCGAGGGCTCGGTGTTCACGCTCCGCCTCCCGGCCGGTGAGGCGGCCCCTGGTACTCCGGACGACCCTGATGCGATGAACACAACGATCTGA
- a CDS encoding response regulator transcription factor, which translates to MCAHVIVAEDDENQAELLRRYLEREGHRVTVAPDGLAALDAVRHREPDLLVLDVMMPRADGLDVVRVLRAEHRELPVLMLTARTTEDDLLLGLDLGADDYMTKPYSPRELMARVRTLLRRSRRGAGGEPEDAGVLRVGALVVDPVRHVVTVEGRAVECTPGEFRVLAALAAEPDRVFSRQQLLGELHGFDRYISDRTVDVHVMNLRKKIEPAPRRPVRLLTVFGVGYKLTDPAKAASRAATS; encoded by the coding sequence GTGTGCGCACATGTGATCGTTGCCGAAGACGACGAGAATCAGGCGGAGCTGCTCCGCCGCTATCTCGAACGCGAGGGCCACCGGGTGACCGTGGCGCCCGACGGCCTGGCGGCGCTCGACGCGGTCCGGCACCGGGAGCCCGATCTGCTGGTCCTCGACGTGATGATGCCCCGGGCCGACGGCCTCGACGTCGTACGCGTGCTGCGCGCGGAGCACCGGGAGCTGCCGGTGCTGATGCTCACCGCCCGCACCACGGAGGACGACCTGCTGCTCGGCCTCGATCTGGGCGCCGACGACTACATGACCAAGCCGTACAGCCCGCGCGAGCTGATGGCCCGGGTGCGGACGCTGCTGCGCCGCAGCCGGCGGGGCGCGGGCGGCGAACCGGAGGATGCCGGGGTGCTGCGGGTGGGGGCGCTGGTGGTCGATCCGGTCCGGCACGTGGTGACGGTGGAGGGACGGGCTGTGGAGTGCACCCCGGGCGAGTTCCGCGTCCTGGCCGCGCTCGCCGCCGAGCCGGACCGGGTGTTCTCCCGGCAGCAGCTCCTGGGCGAACTGCACGGCTTCGACCGCTACATCAGCGACCGGACCGTCGACGTGCACGTGATGAACCTGCGCAAGAAGATCGAACCGGCCCCGCGGCGGCCCGTCCGGCTGCTCACGGTCTTCGGCGTCGGCTACAAGCTGACGGACCCGGCGAAGGCGGCGTCCCGTGCGGCGACTTCGTAG
- a CDS encoding AAA family ATPase, which produces MQGAASRGSARKAEQAWNQGMVLMRQGDNAGAAAQFALATQHDPSTADAWLGLHVTGTDQKAALDGMLRNSAQFGVLRSKYQLPFRSTFQIGHYVTFRLETSRDLWLAAMSAFLDDRRLDEAWKGLSTALLDCDETRFVCTRYAFLKEDWPLVLRFAPGITDAFLRDEAQLYVGGALFAQGVCHESLNVLSALPGKLGAGSRFDAEVKYFMGRSLEALGREEEALKRYQYAFRCAPDLLDVESRAQARPVSRPAPAPAASVAATAGGAAPQTDSGGDGEDGLSADERARVLAEAQRALDAMIGLQPVKRQVQTLLAQLRMSALREEQGLPGGARPRHFVFAGPPGTGKTTVARIIGQVFAGLGLLSSGHVVEAQRADLVGQHLGSTALKTNEVIDSALNGVLFIDEAYALYNTGTSGGDAFGKEAIQVLLKRAEDDRDRLVVVLAGYRDEMSGLLATNPGLVSRFNTRVDFPSYSAEELVRIARSVLASQGDEPDAGALDVLNSLCTAIVDGGKADLVGNARFARELCAKASAQRDLRLYSAHTDSTPTREEMVTVLAWDVVAAHDELMEAHRDAGTA; this is translated from the coding sequence GTGCAGGGTGCCGCGAGCCGGGGGTCGGCCAGGAAGGCCGAGCAGGCGTGGAACCAGGGGATGGTCCTCATGCGGCAGGGGGACAACGCGGGGGCCGCGGCGCAGTTCGCGCTCGCCACGCAGCACGACCCCAGCACCGCCGACGCCTGGCTGGGACTCCATGTGACCGGCACGGACCAGAAGGCGGCGCTGGACGGCATGCTGCGCAACTCGGCGCAGTTCGGGGTCCTGCGGTCGAAGTACCAGCTGCCCTTCCGGTCCACCTTCCAGATCGGCCACTACGTCACCTTCCGGCTGGAGACCTCCCGCGATCTGTGGCTGGCGGCCATGTCGGCGTTCCTGGACGACCGGCGGCTCGACGAGGCGTGGAAGGGTCTGTCCACGGCGCTGCTGGACTGCGACGAGACCCGGTTCGTCTGCACCCGGTACGCGTTCCTGAAGGAGGACTGGCCGCTCGTCCTGAGGTTCGCGCCCGGGATCACCGACGCCTTCCTGCGGGACGAGGCGCAGTTGTACGTGGGCGGGGCGCTGTTCGCCCAGGGGGTCTGCCACGAGTCGCTGAACGTGCTGTCCGCGCTGCCGGGGAAGCTGGGCGCGGGCAGCAGGTTCGACGCCGAGGTGAAGTACTTCATGGGGCGCTCGCTGGAGGCGCTGGGCCGCGAGGAGGAGGCGCTGAAGCGGTACCAGTACGCGTTCCGGTGCGCCCCCGACCTGCTCGACGTGGAGTCGCGCGCCCAGGCCCGCCCGGTGAGCAGGCCCGCCCCGGCGCCCGCCGCCTCCGTCGCGGCCACGGCGGGCGGGGCGGCGCCGCAGACCGACTCGGGCGGCGACGGTGAGGACGGGCTGTCCGCCGACGAGCGGGCCCGGGTGCTCGCCGAGGCGCAGCGGGCGCTCGACGCCATGATCGGTTTGCAGCCGGTGAAGCGCCAGGTCCAGACGCTGCTCGCGCAGTTGCGGATGTCCGCGCTGCGCGAGGAGCAGGGCCTGCCCGGCGGGGCCCGCCCCCGGCACTTCGTCTTCGCGGGGCCGCCCGGCACCGGCAAGACGACCGTGGCCCGCATCATCGGCCAGGTCTTCGCCGGGCTCGGGCTGCTGAGTTCGGGGCATGTGGTGGAGGCCCAGCGCGCCGACCTGGTCGGGCAGCACCTGGGGTCGACGGCCCTCAAGACGAACGAGGTCATCGACTCGGCGCTGAACGGGGTGCTGTTCATCGACGAGGCGTACGCGCTGTACAACACCGGGACGAGCGGCGGCGACGCCTTCGGCAAGGAGGCCATCCAGGTGCTGCTGAAGCGGGCCGAGGACGACCGGGACCGGCTCGTCGTGGTGCTCGCGGGCTACCGGGACGAGATGTCGGGGCTGCTCGCCACCAACCCCGGACTGGTCTCCCGGTTCAACACCCGCGTCGACTTCCCCTCGTACTCCGCGGAGGAACTGGTGCGGATCGCCCGGTCCGTGCTGGCCTCGCAGGGCGACGAGCCGGACGCGGGCGCGCTCGACGTCCTGAACTCGTTGTGCACGGCGATCGTGGACGGCGGCAAGGCCGACCTGGTGGGCAACGCCCGGTTCGCCCGGGAGCTGTGCGCGAAGGCGTCGGCGCAGCGCGATCTGCGGCTGTACTCCGCGCACACCGACTCCACCCCGACCCGGGAGGAGATGGTCACCGTCCTCGCCTGGGACGTCGTCGCCGCCCACGACGAACTGATGGAGGCGCACCGGGACGCGGGCACGGCGTAG